The Cellulomonas wangleii genome includes a region encoding these proteins:
- a CDS encoding Rne/Rng family ribonuclease, which yields MPPVNTPENSSDADVSEVADAAPRKRRRRVVRDVVTPDATPDAPASEVAAEPAVEPAPEPVAEEPVAPEPVAGEPAAVEPPAAPPAAAPTRARRSRRVTRTVVLDDAPATAAVPQPAAEPAPAVDVPEAAAPVAEDVVDEDADAAADTAADTAEVSAPEAQDADEPEASGVAESVAEEAEERAPRRRRSGRRGGRAGRAAQDVDAAEATTADAAVGSDDTDPGSAPDAVPGDVAPGDVARSAAPLDVLAELGPVRTADEPPARARLATTALLFQAPDPAVRPRRRRAQASTGSPEEISGTARVEAEEQDAPAAEVTTPDAAQPAPEEGSGRPRRRRGRGRRGASDVEETGSADDTTSEPTDDEVTDASVATEDASDDVEPATPEGADGDDEQDEDGASGRRRRRRGGRGRRGRADAGGDDDASDEAAGDDDADAGSGTDTADDAGDDEGSGSSRRRRRRRRGARGDAAEEPRRRTSGDEVTALRGSTRLEAKRQRRREGRDAGRRRQIITEAEFLARRESVERSMVVREVDGRTQIAVLEDGVLVEHYVSNQAQASMVGNVYLGRVQNVLPSMEAAFVDVGKGRNAVLYAGEVNWDAAGLEGQPRRIEQALKSGDAVLVQVTKDPIGHKGARLTSQITLAGRYLVYVPGGGMTGISRKLPDTERSRLKKILRDLVPDSAGVIVRTAAEGASEDELRADVARLQGQWEAIEKKRKTANAPALLQGEPDMAIRVVRDIFNDDFSSLVVQGDDAWSTISTYVGDLAPDLAARVEKWTGTQDVFTVHRVDEQLAKGMDRKVWLPSGGSLVIDRTEAMTVVDVNTGKFTGAGGTLEETVTRNNLEAAEEIVRQLRLRDIGGIIVIDFIDMVLESNRDLVLRRLVECLGRDRTKHQVAEVTSLGLVQMTRKRVGQGLVEAFSETCEHCHGRGFIVHTDPVGRNGRPETPAQQPAAEQGESKRSRRKRAAADAGAAPAAAVPVLPEAREAVKATLATIAAAAAHAHEHDADRPEDADVDVAPDASSRAVTPVDAEQAPAAAEDAGHGAATLDVIAELGAVVREPRRRRATRVASTDAQLELHAVAPEVFAVDDEADETGPDAQDAPADGGVERTAAPQPADD from the coding sequence TTGCCTCCCGTGAACACCCCCGAGAACTCGTCCGACGCCGACGTCAGCGAGGTCGCCGACGCGGCGCCCCGCAAGCGACGTCGCCGTGTGGTCCGTGACGTCGTCACCCCCGACGCGACGCCCGACGCCCCGGCGTCCGAGGTGGCCGCCGAGCCCGCGGTCGAGCCGGCCCCGGAGCCCGTGGCCGAGGAGCCCGTGGCCCCGGAGCCCGTGGCAGGGGAGCCCGCGGCCGTCGAGCCGCCCGCCGCACCGCCGGCCGCCGCTCCGACGCGTGCGCGCCGGTCGCGCCGCGTGACGCGCACCGTCGTGCTCGACGACGCCCCCGCCACGGCGGCCGTGCCGCAGCCTGCGGCGGAGCCTGCGCCGGCGGTCGACGTGCCCGAGGCCGCGGCGCCCGTCGCCGAGGACGTCGTGGACGAGGACGCCGACGCCGCTGCCGACACGGCTGCCGACACCGCCGAGGTGAGCGCGCCCGAGGCGCAGGACGCCGACGAGCCCGAGGCCAGTGGTGTGGCCGAGTCCGTGGCCGAGGAGGCCGAGGAGCGCGCACCGCGCCGACGCCGCTCGGGCCGCCGCGGCGGCCGCGCCGGCCGTGCCGCGCAGGACGTCGACGCCGCCGAGGCCACAACAGCCGACGCTGCCGTCGGGTCGGACGACACCGACCCCGGATCTGCGCCGGACGCCGTGCCGGGCGACGTGGCGCCGGGTGACGTGGCGCGCAGCGCCGCCCCGCTCGACGTGCTCGCCGAGCTGGGGCCCGTCCGCACCGCCGACGAGCCCCCGGCCCGCGCCCGCCTCGCCACGACCGCGCTGCTGTTCCAGGCGCCGGACCCCGCGGTCCGCCCGCGGCGCCGCCGGGCGCAGGCCTCCACGGGGTCGCCCGAGGAGATCTCCGGCACCGCGCGCGTCGAGGCCGAGGAGCAGGACGCCCCTGCCGCCGAGGTCACCACGCCCGACGCCGCCCAGCCCGCCCCGGAGGAGGGCTCGGGCCGGCCGCGCCGCCGCCGGGGTCGTGGCCGCCGTGGCGCGTCGGACGTCGAGGAGACGGGCTCGGCCGACGACACGACGTCCGAGCCGACCGACGACGAGGTGACGGACGCGTCCGTCGCCACCGAGGACGCGTCGGACGACGTCGAGCCCGCCACCCCCGAGGGTGCGGACGGCGACGACGAGCAGGACGAGGACGGTGCGTCGGGCCGCCGCCGCCGTCGCCGCGGGGGCCGCGGCCGGCGCGGGCGTGCGGACGCCGGTGGCGACGACGACGCGTCCGACGAGGCCGCCGGTGACGACGACGCGGACGCCGGGTCCGGCACCGACACGGCGGACGACGCCGGTGACGACGAGGGCTCGGGGTCGAGCCGCCGTCGCCGTCGCCGTCGCCGCGGTGCCCGGGGCGACGCGGCGGAGGAGCCGCGCCGCCGGACGTCGGGCGACGAGGTCACCGCGCTGCGCGGCTCGACCCGGCTCGAGGCGAAGCGGCAGCGTCGCCGTGAGGGTCGCGACGCCGGTCGGCGCCGCCAGATCATCACCGAGGCGGAGTTCCTGGCGCGCCGCGAGTCCGTCGAGCGCTCCATGGTGGTGCGCGAGGTCGACGGCCGCACGCAGATCGCCGTCCTCGAGGACGGCGTGCTCGTCGAGCACTACGTCTCGAACCAGGCGCAGGCCTCGATGGTGGGCAACGTCTACCTGGGTCGCGTGCAGAACGTGCTGCCCAGCATGGAGGCCGCCTTCGTAGACGTGGGCAAGGGCCGCAACGCCGTGCTCTACGCCGGCGAGGTCAACTGGGACGCGGCCGGGCTCGAGGGCCAGCCGCGCCGCATCGAGCAGGCGCTGAAGTCCGGCGACGCGGTCCTGGTGCAGGTCACCAAGGACCCGATCGGCCACAAGGGCGCGCGCCTGACGAGCCAGATCACGCTCGCCGGCCGCTACCTCGTGTACGTGCCCGGCGGCGGCATGACCGGCATCAGCCGCAAGCTGCCCGACACCGAGCGCTCGCGCCTGAAGAAGATCCTGCGCGACCTCGTGCCCGACTCGGCCGGCGTCATCGTGCGCACCGCGGCCGAGGGGGCCAGCGAGGACGAGCTGCGCGCCGACGTGGCCCGCCTGCAGGGCCAGTGGGAGGCGATCGAGAAGAAGCGGAAGACCGCGAACGCGCCCGCCCTGCTGCAGGGCGAGCCGGACATGGCGATCCGCGTCGTCCGCGACATCTTCAACGACGACTTCTCCTCCCTGGTGGTGCAGGGCGACGACGCCTGGTCGACGATCTCGACCTACGTGGGCGACCTCGCACCCGACCTGGCGGCGCGCGTCGAGAAGTGGACCGGCACGCAGGACGTGTTCACGGTGCACCGTGTCGACGAGCAGCTCGCCAAGGGCATGGACCGCAAGGTCTGGCTGCCGTCCGGCGGGTCGCTGGTCATCGACCGCACCGAGGCCATGACGGTCGTCGACGTCAACACCGGCAAGTTCACCGGTGCGGGCGGGACGCTCGAGGAGACGGTCACCCGCAACAACCTCGAGGCGGCCGAGGAGATCGTGCGCCAGCTCCGGCTGCGCGACATCGGCGGCATCATCGTCATCGACTTCATCGACATGGTGCTCGAGTCCAACCGTGACCTGGTGCTGCGTCGGCTCGTCGAGTGCCTCGGGCGCGACCGCACCAAGCACCAGGTCGCCGAGGTCACGTCGCTCGGGCTCGTGCAGATGACGCGCAAGCGCGTCGGGCAGGGCCTGGTCGAGGCGTTCAGCGAGACCTGCGAGCACTGCCACGGGCGCGGGTTCATCGTCCACACCGACCCGGTGGGCCGGAACGGGCGACCGGAGACCCCGGCGCAGCAGCCGGCGGCCGAGCAGGGCGAGTCGAAGCGGTCGCGGCGCAAGCGTGCGGCGGCCGACGCGGGCGCCGCGCCCGCCGCTGCGGTGCCGGTGCTCCCGGAGGCGCGCGAGGCGGTCAAGGCCACGCTCGCGACGATCGCCGCCGCGGCGGCCCACGCGCACGAGCACGACGCCGACCGGCCGGAGGATGCGGACGTCGACGTGGCGCCCGACGCGTCGTCCCGCGCCGTCACGCCGGTGGACGCCGAGCAGGCGCCCGCAGCGGCGGAGGACGCCGGCCACGGCGCCGCGACGCTCGACGTCATCGCCGAGCTCGGCGCCGTCGTGCGGGAGCCCCGCCGTCGGCGCGCGACCAGGGTCGCGAGCACGGACGCCCAGCTCGAGCTGCACGCCGTCGCCCCCGAGGTCTTCGCGGTCGACGACGAGGCGGACGAGACCGGCCCGGACGCGCAGGACGCGCCCGCGGACGGTGGCGTGGAGCGCACGGCGGCCCCGCAGCCGGCCGACGACTGA
- a CDS encoding cytochrome ubiquinol oxidase subunit I, with product MDALDLARWQFGITTVYHFIFVPLTIGLSPLVAIMQTAWVRTGNERWLRLTKFFGKLLLINFAIGVATGIVQEFQFGMNWSEYSRFVGDVFGAPLAMEALAAFFVESTFLGLWIFGWDKLPKKIHLACIWAVAIATNLSAYFILAANSWMQHPVGTTFNLETGRAEMTDIVAVLTNPTLLAAFPHTIAAAFLTAGTFVAGIAAWWMVRLVRSGQVDKARDVYRPAVVLGLVTMLVSGAGVALSGDWQAKLMFQQQPAKMAAAEGLCTSQEGAPFSILAIGDLTNDCANVKHLIEIPGLTSFLATNDFTAPIRGVDELQEEYAQWIAEWDEANGVSSGVDEDTRFYPNLAVTYWSFRLMIGLGVGSAALSLAALWLLRRKGSVTGNVWFGRLGLAAIATPFLASAFGWIFTEMGRQPWVVAPNPDASGVDGVWLLTARGVSEVVSPGMVLFSMIGFTLLYGVLMVVWFRLMKRYAVQGVADTEHDPSPEANPPADDADGTTRPLSFAY from the coding sequence GTGGACGCCCTCGACCTGGCCCGCTGGCAGTTCGGCATCACGACCGTCTACCACTTCATCTTCGTGCCGCTGACGATCGGCCTGTCGCCGCTCGTCGCGATCATGCAGACCGCGTGGGTGCGCACGGGCAACGAGCGGTGGCTGCGGCTGACGAAGTTCTTCGGCAAGCTCCTGCTCATCAACTTCGCGATCGGTGTCGCCACCGGCATCGTCCAGGAGTTCCAGTTCGGCATGAACTGGTCGGAGTACTCGCGGTTCGTCGGCGACGTGTTCGGGGCTCCGCTGGCGATGGAGGCGCTCGCCGCGTTCTTCGTCGAGTCGACGTTCCTCGGCCTGTGGATCTTCGGCTGGGACAAGCTGCCCAAGAAGATCCACCTCGCCTGCATCTGGGCCGTGGCCATCGCGACGAACCTGTCCGCGTACTTCATCCTCGCGGCCAACTCCTGGATGCAGCACCCGGTCGGTACCACGTTCAACCTGGAGACCGGTCGCGCCGAGATGACCGACATCGTCGCGGTCCTCACGAACCCCACCCTGCTCGCGGCGTTCCCGCACACCATCGCGGCCGCGTTCCTCACCGCGGGCACCTTCGTCGCCGGCATCGCCGCCTGGTGGATGGTGCGGCTCGTGCGCTCGGGGCAGGTCGACAAGGCACGCGACGTGTACCGCCCCGCGGTGGTCCTCGGGCTGGTCACGATGCTCGTCTCGGGCGCCGGCGTGGCGCTGTCGGGTGACTGGCAGGCCAAGCTGATGTTCCAGCAGCAGCCGGCCAAGATGGCGGCCGCCGAGGGCCTGTGCACCTCGCAGGAGGGCGCACCCTTCTCGATCCTCGCGATCGGTGACCTCACGAACGACTGCGCCAACGTGAAGCACCTCATCGAGATCCCCGGCCTGACGTCCTTCCTGGCGACCAACGACTTCACCGCACCCATCCGCGGCGTGGACGAGCTCCAGGAGGAGTACGCGCAGTGGATCGCCGAGTGGGACGAGGCCAACGGCGTCTCGTCCGGCGTCGACGAGGACACGCGGTTCTACCCGAACCTGGCCGTCACCTACTGGTCCTTCCGCCTCATGATCGGGCTGGGCGTCGGGTCCGCCGCGCTGTCGCTGGCCGCGCTGTGGCTGCTGCGCCGCAAGGGGTCGGTCACCGGCAACGTGTGGTTCGGCCGGCTCGGCCTCGCGGCGATCGCGACCCCGTTCCTCGCCTCGGCGTTCGGCTGGATCTTCACCGAGATGGGACGCCAGCCCTGGGTGGTGGCGCCCAACCCCGACGCGTCCGGCGTCGACGGCGTGTGGCTGCTCACCGCCCGCGGCGTCAGCGAGGTCGTCAGTCCCGGCATGGTCCTGTTCTCGATGATCGGGTTCACGCTGCTGTACGGCGTGCTCATGGTCGTGTGGTTCCGGCTCATGAAGCGGTACGCCGTCCAGGGCGTCGCAGACACCGAGCACGACCCCAGCCCCGAGGCCAACCCGCCCGCCGACGACGCCGACGGGACCACCCGTCCGCTGTCCTTCGCCTACTGA
- the cydB gene encoding cytochrome d ubiquinol oxidase subunit II, translating into MDLPVVWFLLIAVLWTGYLVLEGFDFGVGMLLAILPRGDKLRREKERRLMINTIGPVWDGNEVWLLTAGGATFAAFPEWYATLFSGFYLPLFLILIALIVRVVAFEWRGKIDSPQWRTWADRALIFGSFVPALLWGVAFANLVRGVELDANHQYVGGFFALLSPFALLGGVVTLSIFLTHGAIFLAMKTDGEMRERAGTFAARSSVVTLLAAGVWAVWAQVAYSGEAWTWAAVLVAAVALVLVVVATRQRREALAFGASVVTIVAAVVLIFGSMFPDVMPAFDPANSLTVENASSTDYTLTVMTWVAVILTPIVLLYQGWTYWVFRKRLTIEHIPEATGLTFERVVSRS; encoded by the coding sequence ATGGACCTCCCCGTCGTCTGGTTCCTCCTCATCGCGGTCCTGTGGACCGGCTACCTCGTCCTCGAGGGCTTCGACTTCGGCGTCGGCATGCTGCTCGCGATCCTGCCGCGGGGCGACAAGCTGCGCCGCGAGAAGGAGCGCCGGCTGATGATCAACACCATCGGCCCCGTGTGGGACGGCAACGAGGTGTGGCTGCTCACCGCCGGCGGAGCGACGTTCGCCGCGTTCCCCGAGTGGTACGCCACCCTGTTCTCCGGGTTCTACCTGCCGCTGTTCCTCATCCTCATCGCGCTGATCGTGCGCGTCGTCGCGTTCGAGTGGCGCGGCAAGATCGACTCCCCGCAGTGGCGCACCTGGGCGGACCGGGCGCTGATCTTCGGCTCGTTCGTCCCCGCCCTGCTCTGGGGTGTCGCGTTCGCCAACCTCGTGCGCGGCGTCGAGCTGGACGCGAACCACCAGTACGTCGGCGGGTTCTTCGCGCTGCTCTCGCCGTTCGCCCTGCTCGGCGGCGTGGTGACGCTCAGCATCTTCCTCACGCACGGCGCGATCTTCCTCGCGATGAAGACCGACGGCGAGATGCGCGAGCGGGCGGGCACGTTCGCGGCCCGCAGCTCGGTCGTCACGCTGCTCGCGGCGGGCGTGTGGGCCGTGTGGGCGCAGGTCGCCTACAGCGGCGAGGCCTGGACGTGGGCGGCCGTGCTGGTCGCCGCCGTCGCGCTCGTCCTCGTCGTGGTCGCGACGCGGCAGCGCCGCGAGGCCCTGGCGTTCGGCGCCTCCGTCGTGACGATCGTCGCCGCCGTGGTGCTGATCTTCGGCTCGATGTTCCCCGACGTGATGCCCGCGTTCGACCCGGCGAACTCGCTGACGGTCGAGAACGCCTCGTCCACCGACTACACCCTGACGGTCATGACCTGGGTGGCGGTGATCCTCACGCCGATCGTGCTGCTGTACCAGGGCTGGACCTACTGGGTCTTCCGCAAGCGGCTGACCATCGAGCACATCCCCGAGGCGACCGGGCTCACGTTCGAGCGCGTGGTCTCGCGGTCCTGA
- the cydD gene encoding thiol reductant ABC exporter subunit CydD, producing the protein MKPLDPRLLRYARAARGYLALTVALGVLTGGLVVAQALLLAHALGSAVADGATLAQVAPLAGWLVLVVVARALVAGAQERYAHRAATRAVAELRERVVAHAAAVGPRRAAPTDGASLVTLATRGLDALEPYFVRYLPQLVLAATLTPATLLVVLGLDWVSAAILAGTVPLVPLFMWLVGVMTQGRSERGLAVMQRLGAQVLDLLAGLTTLRAFGRERGPAARVRDLGDAHRRATMGTLRIAFLSGMVLELLTTLSVALVAVGIGLRLVYGHLDLVTGLAVLVLAPEVFNPLRQVGLHFHASTDGVAAADRAFAVLEVPVPAAGTRPAPDLTAGVVRARGVAVRARGGWAPAPVDVALRPGRVVALVGPSGVGKSTTVEVLLGLLPPDEGRVELVAADGTVTALSDVDLHGYWRQVTWLPQRPVLEPGTVEEVLGSPAPGDRDRAAALTGLDAVVASLPAGWDTVLGTGGAGLSVGQRQRLALTRALLRPSPVVVLDEPTAHLDAAGEQVVLATLDALRAAGCAVLLVAHRASLASRADDLVHVVSSATVTEQVTR; encoded by the coding sequence GTGAAGCCCCTCGACCCCCGCCTGCTGCGGTACGCACGGGCAGCCCGGGGCTACCTCGCCCTCACGGTCGCGCTCGGAGTGCTGACGGGCGGGCTCGTCGTCGCCCAGGCCCTGCTGCTGGCGCACGCCCTGGGATCCGCCGTCGCGGACGGGGCGACGCTCGCGCAGGTCGCCCCGCTCGCCGGGTGGCTGGTGCTCGTCGTCGTCGCACGGGCGCTCGTGGCCGGGGCGCAGGAGCGTTACGCGCACCGGGCCGCGACGCGCGCCGTCGCCGAGCTGCGCGAGCGTGTCGTCGCGCACGCCGCCGCGGTCGGGCCACGGCGCGCGGCACCGACCGACGGCGCGAGCCTCGTGACCCTGGCCACCCGCGGCCTCGACGCGCTCGAGCCGTACTTCGTGCGCTACCTGCCGCAGCTCGTGCTGGCCGCCACGCTCACGCCGGCGACGCTGCTCGTCGTCCTCGGGCTGGACTGGGTGTCGGCAGCGATCCTCGCGGGCACCGTGCCGCTCGTGCCGCTGTTCATGTGGCTCGTCGGCGTCATGACGCAGGGACGCTCCGAGCGTGGCCTGGCGGTCATGCAGCGGCTGGGCGCGCAGGTGCTCGACCTCCTGGCCGGCCTGACGACGCTGCGGGCCTTCGGGCGCGAGCGCGGACCGGCCGCCCGCGTCCGTGACCTGGGGGACGCGCACCGCCGGGCCACCATGGGCACCCTGCGGATCGCCTTCCTCTCGGGCATGGTCCTCGAGCTGCTCACCACGCTCTCCGTCGCGCTCGTGGCGGTCGGCATCGGCCTGCGGCTCGTGTACGGCCACCTCGACCTCGTGACGGGCCTCGCGGTGCTGGTGCTGGCACCGGAGGTGTTCAACCCGCTGCGCCAGGTCGGCCTGCACTTCCACGCGTCCACCGACGGCGTCGCCGCCGCGGACCGCGCCTTCGCGGTGCTCGAGGTCCCCGTGCCGGCCGCCGGGACCCGGCCAGCTCCCGACCTGACGGCCGGCGTCGTGCGGGCCCGCGGGGTCGCCGTGCGCGCCCGGGGCGGCTGGGCGCCGGCCCCCGTGGACGTCGCGCTGCGCCCCGGGCGGGTGGTCGCGCTCGTCGGGCCGTCGGGCGTCGGCAAGTCCACGACCGTCGAGGTGCTGCTCGGCCTGCTGCCCCCCGACGAGGGGCGCGTCGAGCTCGTGGCGGCGGACGGCACGGTGACCGCGCTGAGCGACGTGGACCTGCACGGCTACTGGCGTCAGGTCACCTGGCTCCCGCAGCGCCCGGTGCTCGAGCCGGGGACGGTCGAGGAGGTGCTCGGGTCCCCCGCACCGGGCGACCGGGACCGGGCGGCCGCGCTCACCGGCCTGGACGCCGTCGTGGCGTCCCTACCCGCGGGCTGGGACACCGTCCTGGGCACCGGCGGGGCGGGGCTGAGCGTCGGGCAGCGCCAACGGCTCGCCCTGACCCGGGCGCTGCTGCGTCCCAGCCCGGTGGTCGTGCTCGACGAGCCCACGGCCCACCTGGACGCCGCCGGCGAGCAGGTGGTCCTGGCGACGCTCGACGCGCTGCGGGCCGCGGGCTGCGCCGTGCTGCTCGTCGCCCACCGCGCGTCCCTCGCGAGCCGCGCGGACGACCTGGTGCACGTCGTCTCCTCGGCCACGGTCACCGAGCAGGTGACGCGATGA
- the cydC gene encoding thiol reductant ABC exporter subunit CydC produces MSTAPPTTAPPAVDGPTPPPRGTLRRAVRLLDVNPRRVALAVLLGTLALGCAVALAAVSAWLIARASQMPPVLELSVATVAVRAFGIGRGLMRYLERLVSHDVALRGMANLRTTLYERLAAGSPRALLGVRRGDLLARVGADVDAVGDVVVRGLLPAGVAVTLGVGTSVAMALFWPPAGLALALSLLAAGVLAPWLAARGARTTEERGVLARARMSATSLGVLDDAGPLAVSGRLGGELDALRAADADLARATDAGARPAAVAAAIGQLAVGAAVLAALVTGVPAVRAGLLAPVELAVIVLTPLAAFEATSLLPAAAVQVQRSRAAAARVLALLDDADDARGTAEPSAPTAVAPRPSAPAPAPSGTAGAPRLVARSLACGWPGRPAVLTGVDLTLSPGRRLAVAGPSGEGKTTLLLTLAGLLPPVEGEVTLDGSPLAVAGRERVVRDVVMTSEDAHVFGTSVLENLRVARGDVSPDEATDALRRAGLGPWLAGLPDGLDTIVGSDARTVSGGERRRLLLARALLSDALLLLVDEPAEHLDAPTADALLDELWHAPPTRDGRARGVLVVSHRLAPLTAADEVLWLAGGRVAARGTHAELVTRVPGYREAVQAEQQETS; encoded by the coding sequence ATGAGCACCGCTCCCCCGACCACCGCTCCCCCGGCCGTCGACGGGCCGACCCCGCCGCCGCGGGGCACGCTGCGACGCGCGGTCCGCCTGCTCGACGTGAACCCGCGGCGCGTCGCGCTGGCCGTCCTGCTCGGCACCCTCGCGCTCGGGTGCGCGGTCGCGCTCGCCGCCGTCTCGGCGTGGCTCATCGCCCGCGCGTCCCAGATGCCGCCCGTGCTGGAGCTCTCGGTCGCCACCGTGGCGGTCCGCGCCTTCGGCATCGGGCGCGGCCTCATGCGGTACCTGGAGCGCCTCGTGTCGCACGACGTCGCGCTGCGCGGCATGGCGAACCTGCGCACCACCCTCTACGAGCGGCTCGCCGCGGGCTCGCCCCGCGCCCTGCTGGGAGTGCGCCGCGGGGACCTGCTCGCGCGGGTCGGTGCCGACGTCGACGCCGTGGGCGACGTCGTGGTCCGCGGGCTGCTCCCGGCGGGCGTCGCGGTGACCCTCGGCGTGGGCACGTCGGTCGCGATGGCCCTGTTCTGGCCACCGGCGGGGCTCGCGCTGGCGCTGAGCCTGCTGGCGGCGGGCGTGCTCGCCCCCTGGCTCGCGGCCCGGGGCGCCCGGACGACCGAGGAGCGCGGCGTCCTGGCCCGGGCGCGCATGAGCGCCACGTCGCTGGGCGTGCTCGACGACGCCGGTCCGCTGGCCGTCTCGGGGCGCCTGGGCGGCGAGCTCGACGCGCTGCGGGCCGCGGACGCGGACCTGGCGCGTGCCACGGACGCGGGGGCGCGCCCGGCGGCGGTGGCGGCGGCGATCGGCCAGCTCGCCGTCGGGGCGGCCGTCCTGGCGGCGCTCGTCACCGGCGTGCCGGCGGTCCGGGCGGGGCTGCTCGCCCCGGTCGAGCTGGCGGTGATCGTGCTGACGCCCCTGGCCGCGTTCGAGGCGACCTCGCTGCTGCCGGCGGCGGCCGTGCAGGTGCAGCGCTCGCGCGCCGCCGCGGCGCGCGTGCTGGCGCTGCTCGACGACGCCGACGACGCGCGCGGGACCGCGGAGCCGTCTGCCCCGACCGCCGTGGCGCCGCGGCCGTCCGCACCGGCGCCCGCACCGTCGGGCACCGCGGGTGCCCCGAGGCTCGTCGCGCGCAGTCTGGCCTGCGGCTGGCCCGGGCGTCCCGCGGTCCTCACCGGGGTCGACCTGACGCTGTCGCCGGGCCGCCGGCTGGCCGTCGCCGGACCCAGCGGCGAGGGCAAGACCACCCTGCTGCTCACGCTCGCGGGACTGCTGCCGCCCGTGGAGGGCGAGGTCACCCTCGACGGGTCGCCGCTGGCGGTCGCCGGCCGTGAGCGGGTCGTGCGCGACGTCGTCATGACGAGCGAGGACGCGCACGTCTTCGGCACCTCCGTCCTGGAGAACCTGCGCGTCGCGCGCGGCGACGTGTCGCCCGACGAGGCCACCGACGCCCTGCGCCGCGCGGGTCTGGGCCCGTGGCTGGCCGGCCTGCCCGACGGGCTCGACACGATCGTGGGCTCCGACGCCCGCACGGTGTCCGGCGGCGAGCGCCGGCGTCTGCTGCTGGCCCGCGCGCTGCTGAGCGACGCCCTGCTCCTGCTCGTCGACGAGCCCGCCGAGCACCTCGACGCCCCCACCGCGGACGCCCTCCTGGACGAGCTGTGGCACGCGCCACCGACACGCGACGGCCGGGCCCGGGGCGTCCTCGTCGTCAGCCACCGGCTCGCACCGCTGACCGCCGCCGACGAGGTGCTGTGGCTCGCGGGCGGGCGGGTCGCGGCGCGCGGCACGCACGCGGAGCTGGTCACGCGCGTGCCGGGCTACCGTGAGGCCGTGCAGGCCGAGCAGCAGGAGACGTCGTGA